TACTTGATGTAGTATATTTTTTCGAATTATTTTCAATCAATTTTAAAACTAAAGTGTAAGTATCTGTTGGATATTTTTTTAAATTTACCAAACCCACTTCCACTATTGACGTTTTGTTTGATTGAATTTCTTTTGATGTTTCGTAAATTAAATTATTTCTGCTATCAAATAATTTTTTTTCAAGTATAAATTGCTGAGATGTATTATTCTTTAAATTGTAAAGTTCGGAATAATAAAAAAGGACTGGCGATTTATCAGAATAAATAATTGATGGATTTGGAAAAATTTCTAAAGTGTTTTTATAAAATATTGAATTCTTATTTGCATTTTCATTTACAATACGAGTTGCTAATTCAATATCACTTATCGCAAAAGATTTTCTGAGCAGCGGATTAATTATTATGCTTTCGGAATAGTCTTTTCTACTTTTTTTGCTTGTAATATCTTCAATGCTAATATCAATATTGTATGAACCGGATTTTAAAGTAAATCCTACAAGTCCAAGCAGAGCTTTTCCATTTTTATGATCCGCCGAATCCTTTACCGGCTGGGTTAAACTCCAGTCTTTATTAACAACCAATTCATCTGTAGAACTATTTTGAATTTGAATATGCATTTTTGCTTTAATAAGATTTTTTCCGTCTTCCTTTTGTAATTTAAAATCTGCTGGATAAAACGAATAGTACAGTTCTAAAAAATTACTGGTTGAATCATATTGAAATTGTGCATAATCGAAATCAAATTTTACTGTATTTTGTGGTAAAATTGAATTGGAAACTATTAAAAAAAATAGTAAAAGTTTTTTCATTATTTGATAATAAATAAATTATAAATTCAATTTACTGATTTGTATCATAAATTGAAATTCTATCGCCCCAAGCTTCATTTCTTATTTCACCCATTTTGGTTGAGTGAAGTAATTCCAAATCGGAAATTCCCATCGTATCTCCAAACACAAATAAAACTCCGCCTTCCATTGAATCATAATACCAAATTTCATATGGTTTAATTGTTGATTCATTTTCAAAATTATCAATTCTATCAGGTTTACCATACATTAAAATTACGCGACCTCTATCTGTTTTGTATCCTTCTTTAAATTTATTACCATAGTTTGAATTTACATAATCTAATCTGTCTAAATATTTTACTTTAAATTCATTTGATGATGTACTTGGATCACTATCACGTCTTTGCCAAAAATCAAATAAAAATTTTCTCTTTGCATCAACTTGTGTTAGCTTTTCGTATAATGCAACTTCAGAACTTGCAGCAATATATTTTGAGATTTCAAAATTATAGTTACATTCTTCTTCATTCATAAGTTCAAATTCACTTCCAGTTAAGGTTGCAATTTCAATTTTATCTTCATTTTTAACATCGGGATTAAATACATAAAATTTCTTTGAACTATTTGCAAGTAAATTATTTAATGAATCAACAATATTTATGGAAAGCGTATAAGTTCCGGTTGAATATTTAGAAATCTTTAAAAATCCAACTTTAACTTGTGAATTATTTTCACTACTTAATTTTTCTTCATCACTATGTTGAATTTTTTCATTTTTATAAACTATTCTTTTAAGCTTAAGATTGTTTATTTTCTTTTCAAGTTTATTATAAATTTCTATATAGTAAAATAAAACCGGCATTTTAGAGCCATAAACTCCTTTGGGA
The nucleotide sequence above comes from Ignavibacteriota bacterium. Encoded proteins:
- a CDS encoding GWxTD domain-containing protein, whose protein sequence is MKKLLLFFLIVSNSILPQNTVKFDFDYAQFQYDSTSNFLELYYSFYPADFKLQKEDGKNLIKAKMHIQIQNSSTDELVVNKDWSLTQPVKDSADHKNGKALLGLVGFTLKSGSYNIDISIEDITSKKSRKDYSESIIINPLLRKSFAISDIELATRIVNENANKNSIFYKNTLEIFPNPSIIYSDKSPVLFYYSELYNLKNNTSQQFILEKKLFDSRNNLIYETSKEIQSNKTSIVEVGLVNLKKYPTDTYTLVLKLIENNSKKYTTSSKKFFFVNPGISTPKISKSNTNYLNSEFGVLEIEECDDLFEKSKYLAERQELDDFKKLDSVDKKREFLFNFWKRRDDSPETQINEFKKIYLSRIEVANSRYRTMSTPGYKTDRGRVFTLFGEPDEVDRFPNETDTKPYEIWAFNSIEGGVIFVFGDFSGFGLYELLHSTKRGELQDPNWIYRISAN
- a CDS encoding GWxTD domain-containing protein, translating into MKFKIYLLIILFFSLKLNAQEQIGFDFDYAKFDYDEQNSYFEFYYSLTQNSFVVSKTDSGNFISANIKISLTNQKNIKTLDENYNFKSKVDLTSQNYLTEDLVGVLSFKIPFGKYKLDVTAIDNYAQNRIKTLNEEIEFQPIVINKIQISDVQLCSNIIHEDANPNSIYFKNSLETVPNPKGVYGSKMPVLFYYIEIYNKLEKKINNLKLKRIVYKNEKIQHSDEEKLSSENNSQVKVGFLKISKYSTGTYTLSINIVDSLNNLLANSSKKFYVFNPDVKNEDKIEIATLTGSEFELMNEEECNYNFEISKYIAASSEVALYEKLTQVDAKRKFLFDFWQRRDSDPSTSSNEFKVKYLDRLDYVNSNYGNKFKEGYKTDRGRVILMYGKPDRIDNFENESTIKPYEIWYYDSMEGGVLFVFGDTMGISDLELLHSTKMGEIRNEAWGDRISIYDTNQ